In Desulfomonile tiedjei DSM 6799, a genomic segment contains:
- the nrdR gene encoding transcriptional regulator NrdR, protein MKCPACGAIDDKVIDSRLGKDNSVIRRRRQCLNCQKRFTTYERIEEILPYVIKKDGRREPFDRRKIVEGMRRACEKRPISIDRIESVADAIEQELMERPEKEISVQYIGERVMTELQQMDDIAYVRFASVYRSFRDIEEFVREIKELYELKEAREQRRAEPPEEVAEIRNSP, encoded by the coding sequence ATGAAGTGTCCGGCCTGCGGCGCAATAGACGACAAGGTAATCGATTCCCGCCTTGGTAAAGATAACAGCGTAATCCGGCGGAGAAGACAATGTCTCAATTGTCAGAAAAGGTTCACAACCTATGAGAGAATTGAGGAGATCCTGCCGTACGTGATAAAAAAGGATGGGCGGCGTGAACCTTTCGATCGACGAAAAATAGTTGAAGGTATGCGCAGAGCATGCGAAAAAAGACCAATCAGTATCGACAGGATTGAGTCCGTAGCTGATGCAATAGAGCAAGAGCTGATGGAACGACCGGAAAAGGAGATAAGCGTCCAATATATAGGCGAACGCGTTATGACCGAGCTGCAGCAGATGGACGATATCGCGTACGTACGATTCGCATCGGTTTATCGATCGTTCCGGGACATCGAAGAATTTGTGCGTGAAATAAAGGAATTGTATGAACTCAAGGAAGCCCGGGAGCAGCGCCGAGCAGAGCCCCCGGAAGAAGTCGCAGAAATCCGAAATTCCCCGTGA
- a CDS encoding NusG domain II-containing protein: protein MHTTAADKILLITMLLLAVSSCFLVPHWVFSGVPDVEIRAGDRFIGTYGLDKDRVIPVDGPLGTTFVEIKAKKVSIKSSPCPNQTCIRMGHFGPEGGCLICLPNKVSVSSRTRHDGLDAIAR, encoded by the coding sequence ATGCATACAACCGCCGCCGATAAAATTCTCCTGATTACCATGCTTTTGCTTGCAGTCTCGTCTTGTTTCTTGGTTCCGCACTGGGTCTTTTCCGGAGTGCCCGATGTAGAAATTCGTGCGGGAGACCGGTTTATTGGTACATACGGACTCGACAAGGACAGAGTCATCCCCGTTGACGGTCCTCTGGGCACGACTTTCGTGGAAATAAAAGCCAAGAAAGTGAGTATCAAGTCCTCCCCTTGTCCGAATCAGACATGTATTCGCATGGGACATTTCGGCCCGGAAGGAGGCTGTCTCATTTGTTTGCCGAATAAGGTGTCGGTCAGCAGCCGAACCCGCCACGACGGACTGGATGCTATAGCCAGATGA
- a CDS encoding Gx transporter family protein gives MKENVSRLARLSLLLALATVIHTAESLIPFNVLWFRFGFANIVGIATLYMFGFSDALIVTLGRIFLGSLASGTFGSPGFALSLSGGLCAIAAMGFAHNWGRNLFSEIGVSLIGALAHNTAQLTVAYFLLIRNDSIFLLTPALLFVAAGTGLLNGVAARFFLQTAEKRVATLPTFSLKAEKDSQN, from the coding sequence ATGAAAGAGAATGTTTCCAGACTTGCGCGGCTTTCACTACTTCTGGCTCTTGCAACAGTAATCCACACTGCGGAATCGCTCATTCCCTTCAATGTACTGTGGTTCAGGTTTGGTTTCGCAAATATCGTGGGGATTGCCACTCTCTACATGTTCGGGTTTAGCGATGCTTTGATAGTCACGCTGGGAAGAATATTTCTGGGCTCTCTCGCTTCCGGCACGTTTGGTTCGCCCGGTTTTGCGCTTTCCTTATCGGGAGGACTCTGTGCCATTGCTGCAATGGGATTTGCGCACAATTGGGGAAGAAACCTTTTTTCAGAAATAGGTGTGAGCCTCATTGGAGCTTTGGCGCACAATACAGCTCAATTAACGGTCGCTTATTTTCTCCTCATCCGAAACGACAGTATATTTCTGCTTACTCCAGCTCTCCTTTTTGTCGCGGCGGGAACCGGCTTGCTTAATGGGGTTGCTGCCAGATTCTTCCTGCAAACCGCGGAGAAACGCGTTGCAACCCTTCCAACCTTCAGTTTGAAGGCTGAAAAAGATTCGCAGAATTGA